One window from the genome of Dasypus novemcinctus isolate mDasNov1 chromosome 26, mDasNov1.1.hap2, whole genome shotgun sequence encodes:
- the IL17RC gene encoding interleukin-17 receptor C isoform X6 — protein MQKLLEEQLTQRQGSQGTAYPTARCVLLEVRVPAVLVRPGQSVGSVVFDCFEAALGSEVRLWSYTQPRYQKELNLTQQLPDCRGLEVRDSIQSCWALPWLNVSADGDDVQLVVDVSEEQRFGLSLYWNQASGPPKHWWQRNLTGPQTITLNHTDLVPCLCIQVWPLEPDSVRTSVCPFREDPRAHRNLWRAARLRLLPPRGWRLDAPCPLPAEAALCWQAPAGGPCQPLVPPLARENVTVDEAHDLPLLKGHPNLCVQVSSWEKLELQECLWADSLGPLKDDMLLVETRGPQENRSFCALELSGCTPLPSRASTRAARLGEQLLQDLQSGQCVQLWNDGVGALWACPMDKYTHQRWALVWLACLLCAAALLLLLLFNKEHVKGWLRLLKEDVRSGAAARGRRALLLYSADDAGFERLVGALASALCQLPLRVAVDLWNRRELSAQGPLAWFHAQRRQTLQEGGVVVLLFSPGAVALCREWLQDWGAVPAAHAPHDAFAASLNCVLPDFLQGRAPGRYVGACFDGLLQPGAVPALFRAVPVFSLPSQLPDFLAALQGPGAPRTGRHAERVERVSRALQPVLDSRFRPGRGVGPEAGGGT, from the exons ATGCAGAAACTTTTGGAGGAGCAGCTGACCCAGAGGCAGGGGAGCCAAGGAACG GCCTACCCTACGGCCCGCTGTGTCCTGCTGGAGGTGCGAGTGCCCGCTGTCCTCGTGCGGCCCGGTCAGTCTGTG GGCTCCGTAGTATTTGATTGCTTCGAGGCCGCCCTGGGGAGTGAGGTGCGACTCTGGTCCTACACTCAGCCCAGGTACCAGAAGGAACTCAACCTCACGCAGCAGCTGCCTG ACTGCAGGGGGCTCGAAGTCCGGGACAGCATCCAGAGCTGCTGGG CCCTGCCCTGGCTCAACGTGTCTGCAGACGGTGACGATGTGCAGCTGGTGGTGGATGTCTCTGAAGAGCAGCGCTTTGGCCTCTCTCTGTACTGGAACCAGGCCTCTGGCCCCCCAAAACACTGGTGGCAAAGAAACCTG ACTGGGCCGCAGACTATTACCTTGAACCACACAGACCTGGTTCCCTGCCTCTGTATTCAG GTGTGGCCCCTGGAGCCCGACTCGGTCAGGACCAGCGTCTGCCCCTTCAGGGAGG ACCCGCGTGCGCACCGGAACCTGTGGCGAGCCGCCCGGCTGCGCCTGCTCCCCCCGCGGGGCTGGCGGCTGGACGCGCCGTGCCCGCTGCCCGCTGAGGCCGCGCTGTGCTGGCAGGCGCCGGCCGGCGGTCCCTGCCAGCCGCTGGTCCCGCCTCTGGCCCGGGAGAACGTCACCGTGGAC GAGGCGCATGATCTCCCTTTGCTGAAGGGCCATCCCAACCTCTGTGTCCAG GTGAGCAGCTGGGAAAAGTTGGAGCTGCAAgagtgcttgtgggctg ATTCCCTGGGGCCCCTCAAAGATGACATGCTGCTGGTGGAGACACGAGGCCCCCAGGAAAACAGATCATTCTGTGCCTTGGAACTAAGTGGCTGCACCCCACTGCCCAGCAGGGCCTCCACG AGGGCAGCTCGCCTTGGAGAGCAGCTACTACAGGACCTGCAGTCAGGCCAGTGTGTGCAG CTGTGGAACGATGGCGTGGGAGCACTATGGGCCTGTCCCATGGACAAAT ACACCCACCAGCGCTGGGCCCTGGTGTGGCTGGCTTGCCTACTCTGTGCCGCTgcgcttctcctcctcctccttttcaaCAAGGAGCACGTGAAAG GGTGGTTGCGGCTCTTGAAGGAGGACGTCCGCTCGGGGG CGGCCGCCAGGGGCCGCCGGGCTCTGCTCCTCTACTCTGCTGACGACGCTGGCTTTGAGCGTCTGGTGGGCGCGCTGGCGTCGGCGCTGTGCCAGCTGCCACTGCGCGTGGCCGTGGACCTGTGGAACCGTCGTGAACTGAGCGCGCAGGGCCCTCTGGCCTGGTTCCACGCACAGCGGCGCCAGACCCTGCAGGAAGGCGGCGTGGTGGTCCTGCTCTTCTCGCCGGGGGCCGTGGCGCTGTGCCGCGAGTGGCTGCAGGACTGGGGGGCCGTGCCCGCGGCGCACGCCCCGCACGACGCCTTCGCCGCCTCGCTCAACTGCGTGCTGCCCGACTTCCTGCAGGGCCGGGCGCCGGGCCGCTACGTCGGGGCCTGCTTCGACGGGCTGCTCCAGCCGGGCGCCGTGCCCGCCCTCTTCCGCGCCGTGCCCGTCTTCTCACTGCCCTCGCAGCTGCCCGACTTCTTGGCAGCTCTGCAGGGGCCCGGCGCCCCGCGCACCGGGCGACACGCGGAGAGGGTGGAGCGCGTGTCCCGGGCCCTTCAGCCAGTGCTGGACAGCCGCTTCCGGCCGGGGCGCGGGGTGGGACCTGAGGCGGGGGGCGGGACCTGA